In Aminivibrio sp., the following proteins share a genomic window:
- a CDS encoding permease: protein MNTFVVSLQFFAFIFLELTVLFLGVSTLVGLIFEYISDDAIRRRMSSKGLLGNFLGAALGAITPFCSCSTIPMTVGFLRAGVPFGATLSFVLASPLLNPVIMVMFWALLGWKACLTYWAVTFVVAMFSGMLLESFGFAGDVKNVRVSGGHGAREPLPSFGAKLRRAFSGAWADFRGVLAYLLVGVGIGAAIYGYVPNDLIVTIAGPQNPLAIPAAAIIGIPLYVRAETVIPIGVALMEKGMSLGAVVALVIGGAGMSIPEMSMLAGIFKTRLVCVFVALVFSTAVMAGVVFNFIQI from the coding sequence ATGAATACGTTCGTCGTTTCGCTTCAGTTCTTCGCGTTCATCTTCCTCGAGCTGACGGTTCTCTTCCTCGGGGTGAGCACGCTCGTCGGGCTGATCTTCGAGTACATATCCGACGACGCGATCCGCCGCAGGATGTCTTCGAAAGGGCTCCTCGGAAACTTTCTCGGAGCGGCCCTCGGGGCAATAACGCCCTTCTGCTCCTGCTCAACGATTCCCATGACGGTGGGCTTCCTTCGCGCCGGAGTACCCTTCGGGGCGACGCTCTCTTTCGTCCTCGCTTCGCCTTTGTTGAATCCGGTCATCATGGTCATGTTCTGGGCGCTGCTGGGGTGGAAAGCGTGCCTGACCTACTGGGCAGTAACCTTCGTGGTCGCGATGTTCAGCGGAATGCTGCTTGAATCCTTCGGCTTCGCCGGGGACGTGAAGAACGTCCGCGTCAGCGGAGGGCACGGCGCTCGGGAGCCGCTTCCCTCGTTCGGGGCGAAGCTCCGACGGGCATTTTCGGGCGCGTGGGCCGACTTTCGGGGCGTCCTTGCCTATCTCCTTGTCGGCGTCGGCATCGGCGCGGCCATTTACGGCTACGTCCCGAACGACTTGATCGTCACTATAGCCGGACCGCAGAACCCGCTGGCCATACCTGCCGCCGCTATCATCGGTATTCCGCTCTATGTCCGGGCGGAGACGGTAATTCCCATCGGCGTCGCCCTGATGGAAAAGGGCATGAGCCTCGGGGCGGTGGTTGCCCTCGTCATCGGAGGAGCGGGGATGAGTATTCCGGAGATGAGCATGCTTGCGGGGATTTTCAAGACCCGCCTCGTGTGCGTCTTCGTCGCGCTGGTTTTTTCGACTGCCGTCATGGCGGGCGTGGTTTTTAATTTCATTCAGATATAG
- the arsB gene encoding ACR3 family arsenite efflux transporter → MVEAPKNFLVPGRFGIAAVRREDIPAPLMKSSALDRVCPEGSPVMKITFLREECWKMENKACITKEAKGLGFFEKYLTVWVVLSILAGIGLGKVAPGFAKTLDGMALWVGGAPVVSIPIAICLFFMMYPIMVKIDFTEVLKAGKNIRPVGLTLFINWAVKPFTMYAIAVFFLGKIFIRFIGPDAVDLVRLPFGLNLEPGATYGLGTVVLENGVRMLSVPLWRSYLAGCILLGIAPCTAMVLVWGYLARGNDGHTLVMVAINSLTMLFLYGPLGGFLLGVGRIPVPWQALALSIAVYVALPLAAGYISRKMILRTKGEAWFREKFLHYLTPVTIAALLITLVLLFSFKGEVIVANPLTILWIAIPLFIQTVLIFGLGYWLSKKLGLSYQDAAPSAMIGASNHFEVAIATATMLFGLSSGAALATVVGVLIEVPVMLMLVKFCNNTTHWFRQGY, encoded by the coding sequence ATCCCGGCGCCGCTGATGAAAAGCTCCGCGCTGGACAGGGTCTGCCCCGAGGGCAGCCCCGTCATGAAAATAACTTTTCTTCGGGAGGAGTGCTGGAAAATGGAAAACAAGGCGTGTATCACAAAGGAAGCGAAAGGACTCGGCTTCTTTGAAAAGTATCTCACCGTCTGGGTGGTCCTGAGCATCCTTGCCGGAATCGGGCTCGGCAAAGTCGCCCCCGGCTTCGCAAAGACCCTCGACGGCATGGCTCTCTGGGTGGGAGGGGCTCCGGTGGTCTCGATTCCCATCGCCATATGCCTTTTCTTCATGATGTACCCCATCATGGTGAAGATCGACTTTACCGAGGTCCTGAAGGCGGGAAAGAACATCAGGCCGGTCGGGCTCACCCTCTTCATAAATTGGGCGGTGAAGCCCTTCACCATGTATGCCATCGCCGTTTTCTTCCTCGGGAAGATCTTCATCCGCTTCATCGGGCCAGACGCGGTCGACCTGGTGCGGCTTCCCTTCGGTCTCAACCTCGAGCCCGGCGCTACCTACGGTCTCGGTACGGTGGTCCTTGAAAACGGTGTCCGGATGCTTTCCGTCCCCCTGTGGCGGAGCTACCTCGCGGGCTGCATCCTGCTCGGCATCGCCCCCTGCACCGCCATGGTGCTGGTATGGGGGTACCTCGCCAGGGGCAATGACGGGCACACCCTCGTAATGGTGGCCATCAACTCCCTTACCATGCTCTTTCTCTACGGCCCCCTTGGCGGGTTCCTCCTCGGTGTGGGGCGAATTCCGGTGCCGTGGCAGGCCCTCGCACTCTCCATTGCCGTCTACGTGGCGCTGCCCCTGGCGGCGGGCTACATTTCCAGGAAAATGATCCTCAGGACAAAAGGGGAGGCCTGGTTCCGGGAGAAGTTCCTTCATTACCTGACGCCGGTCACCATCGCGGCGCTTCTCATCACCCTCGTGCTGCTCTTCTCCTTCAAGGGGGAGGTCATCGTCGCCAATCCGCTGACGATCCTGTGGATCGCCATACCGCTCTTTATCCAGACAGTGCTGATCTTCGGCCTGGGCTACTGGCTCTCGAAAAAACTCGGCCTGTCCTACCAGGACGCCGCGCCGTCCGCCATGATCGGCGCGTCCAACCACTTCGAGGTGGCCATCGCCACGGCCACCATGCTGTTCGGCCTCTCCTCCGGCGCGGCCCTCGCCACGGTGGTGGGCGTGCTCATCGAGGTGCCGGTGATGCTGATGCTGGTCAAGTTCTGCAACAACACGACGCACTGGTTCCGGCAGGGGTATTAG
- a CDS encoding permease yields MSDRKKFFWIALFFLTFYFLPEGNERVIAGLTESVAMMADYAREHVLLCLIPAFFIAGAISVFVSRQSVMKYLGAKAKKGIAYSVASVSGTVLAVCSCTVLPLFAGIYMRGAGLGPATAFLYSGPAINVLAIVLTARVLGLELGIARAVGAVIFSVVIGLLMAAIFGREEQTRQEGFAQLPEEEGGRPLWKTVVYMAGMVVFLVFANWAAPKTSSAFWEGVYNLKWVLSGAGIAVTVLTAWMWFTRDERQDWYASTWGYALQVMPLLFGGVLVAGFLLGRPGHEALIPSRYVAMLVGGNSLGANFFASISGAFMYFATLTEVPILQGLLGAGMGKGPALALLLAGPALSLPSMLVINSILGPRKTGTYVVLVVLLSTVAGMLFGMVSS; encoded by the coding sequence ATGAGCGACCGCAAAAAGTTTTTCTGGATTGCATTGTTCTTCCTGACCTTTTACTTCCTCCCCGAGGGAAATGAACGGGTGATCGCCGGTCTTACGGAATCGGTGGCCATGATGGCCGACTATGCCAGGGAACACGTTCTTCTCTGCCTGATCCCCGCATTTTTCATCGCGGGTGCCATTTCGGTGTTCGTGAGCCGGCAGTCGGTGATGAAGTATCTGGGGGCAAAGGCGAAGAAAGGGATTGCTTACTCCGTGGCCTCCGTCTCCGGGACGGTGCTCGCAGTGTGTTCCTGCACCGTGCTGCCCCTCTTCGCCGGGATTTACATGCGGGGCGCCGGGCTTGGCCCGGCGACAGCATTTTTATACTCCGGACCTGCAATAAATGTGCTGGCCATCGTTCTCACGGCCCGGGTGCTCGGCCTTGAGCTGGGCATCGCCAGGGCGGTGGGGGCGGTAATATTCAGCGTGGTGATCGGTCTTCTCATGGCGGCCATTTTCGGCAGGGAGGAACAGACCCGACAGGAGGGGTTCGCCCAGCTCCCTGAGGAAGAGGGCGGCCGCCCTCTATGGAAGACCGTTGTGTACATGGCGGGCATGGTGGTTTTTCTCGTCTTCGCCAACTGGGCGGCGCCGAAGACCTCCAGCGCCTTCTGGGAAGGGGTTTACAACCTGAAGTGGGTGCTCTCAGGGGCAGGAATTGCCGTCACGGTGCTGACCGCATGGATGTGGTTCACCCGTGACGAGCGGCAGGACTGGTATGCGTCCACGTGGGGATACGCTCTCCAGGTCATGCCCCTGCTCTTCGGCGGTGTTTTGGTGGCGGGCTTCCTGCTGGGCCGTCCCGGCCACGAGGCTCTCATCCCGAGCCGCTACGTGGCCATGCTCGTGGGAGGGAACTCCCTCGGGGCCAATTTCTTCGCCTCCATTTCCGGCGCGTTCATGTATTTCGCCACCCTCACCGAAGTCCCCATCCTCCAGGGACTGCTCGGCGCCGGCATGGGCAAGGGGCCTGCTCTCGCGCTGCTCCTGGCAGGCCCGGCCCTCTCCCTGCCGAGTATGCTGGTCATCAACAGCATCCTGGGGCCCAGGAAGACGGGAACCTATGTCGTCCTGGTAGTCCTTCTTTCCACGGTGGCGGGCATGCTGTTCGGCATGGTGTCTTCCTGA
- a CDS encoding helix-turn-helix transcriptional regulator: protein MKTKEKLQEEKAAILKGIAHPVRLRVVEALACREMCVCEIAELFDFDRTTISKHLSLMKGLGILDSRKDGLNVMYSLRMKCLASLLSCVEKVVLGQEADMSALFCGCGSLSNNDREEELNA from the coding sequence TTGAAAACAAAAGAAAAACTGCAGGAGGAAAAAGCGGCGATTCTGAAAGGGATTGCCCATCCGGTCCGCCTTCGGGTAGTGGAAGCCCTTGCCTGCCGGGAGATGTGCGTCTGCGAAATTGCCGAGCTCTTCGATTTTGACAGGACCACCATCAGCAAGCATCTTTCGCTGATGAAAGGCCTGGGCATTCTGGACAGCCGGAAGGACGGACTGAACGTGATGTACAGCCTGAGGATGAAATGTCTCGCCTCCCTTCTTTCCTGCGTGGAAAAAGTGGTTCTTGGGCAGGAGGCGGACATGTCCGCACTGTTCTGCGGGTGCGGTTCTTTATCAAACAATGACCGTGAGGAGGAATTAAACGCATGA
- a CDS encoding thioredoxin family protein, with protein MKIQILGTGCPKCKKLADLAEQAARELGLAYELEKVTEIPKIIAFGVVATPGLAVDGKVLAAGSLPSYEKVKELLAASAK; from the coding sequence ATGAAAATACAGATCCTGGGGACGGGGTGCCCTAAGTGCAAAAAACTGGCCGATCTGGCCGAACAGGCCGCCAGAGAGCTCGGGCTCGCCTACGAGCTTGAAAAGGTCACGGAGATTCCGAAAATCATCGCTTTCGGAGTGGTGGCGACACCGGGGCTTGCGGTCGACGGCAAGGTTCTCGCAGCCGGGAGCCTGCCCTCTTATGAAAAGGTGAAGGAACTTCTTGCGGCTTCGGCGAAATAG